A part of Candidatus Electrothrix aestuarii genomic DNA contains:
- the uppP gene encoding undecaprenyl-diphosphatase UppP gives MTLLQAIILGIVQGLTEFIPVSSSGHLVLVPHFLGWHFPEEQKFIFDILVQWGTLFSVFIYFWKDLIVITKTFLQGILHKKPFTDPDARMGWYLIVATLPAVIFGLLGKDLIEHAFASAKMTGYFLFLTAVLLVIAETVGRRNRSIEKITWLDSLLIGLSQVLALLPGVSRSGATIAGGMTRHLDRSAATRFSFLMSVPVMLGAGVLALKDLAELPGLSDFLLPLLAGFLAALIFGYIAIRWLIAYLSRHSLYLFAGYCTVLGLIVIL, from the coding sequence ATGACTCTTTTACAGGCGATTATTCTTGGTATTGTACAGGGACTCACAGAGTTTATTCCTGTATCCAGCTCTGGCCACCTCGTCCTGGTACCGCATTTTCTCGGCTGGCATTTTCCAGAAGAACAAAAATTTATTTTTGACATTCTGGTCCAATGGGGAACCTTGTTCTCTGTTTTTATTTATTTCTGGAAAGACCTGATCGTAATTACTAAGACCTTTCTCCAGGGAATCCTACACAAAAAGCCCTTTACAGACCCAGATGCCCGAATGGGTTGGTATCTGATTGTAGCGACTCTACCCGCTGTCATCTTCGGCTTGCTCGGCAAGGACCTGATTGAACATGCCTTTGCCAGTGCCAAGATGACCGGATATTTCCTCTTTCTAACAGCAGTCCTGTTAGTTATCGCGGAAACCGTCGGAAGGAGAAATCGTTCTATAGAAAAAATCACCTGGCTGGACAGCTTACTCATCGGTTTATCCCAAGTACTTGCCCTGCTACCCGGTGTTTCCCGTTCTGGAGCGACTATTGCGGGTGGAATGACACGTCATTTAGACCGTTCGGCAGCAACCCGTTTTTCCTTTCTGATGTCAGTTCCGGTGATGTTAGGAGCTGGCGTACTGGCCCTCAAAGATCTGGCAGAGCTTCCGGGCCTGAGCGATTTTCTCCTTCCTCTCCTGGCAGGCTTTCTGGCTGCCCTTATTTTCGGCTACATCGCCATCCGCTGGCTGATCGCGTATTTAAGCAGGCACTCGCTCTATCTTTTTGCAGGCTATTGCACCGTGCTCGGCCTGATTGTTATCCTCTAA
- a CDS encoding asparagine synthase-related protein: MGAIFGFSGWSGKKSRAMADALSHRGTPPARTHASIRSTACWLPARSNHGGIIEHRGQVIALAGRLYTDQQKTHMAPLLRSYREKGLNFVQDLQGAYVLAILDEDRIHLARDPSGLRTIYYGLYNDRFIFAVEPKGVLAWTGFARNLRPAAVAQYLSFGFVPGMETMLKNLWELPPGHTVTFAQGRIEPPSCFTSFHQIKKEEQNEQAWEAELVSLHGQALADQLPNDETIGLFLSGGLGSSVIGAELLRKGEQHIPSWSIGFEDEPKGLEQAKKIAHHIGTEHQEILIRPKDFLEHLDKVILAADEPPGDPSAVLMYMLSEKVTEDVKYILTGTGNTLAFGGRHMLPVLLRHWYGGLEHGPFFREQAYLSSCNGAYSLVPTLLTPEWRSLYNTHDALEGLLTPFLQPGPGSFLDKLSATNILLKGGHMQLPLIERMTGAHGLTSLAPLFDERLLSLSFRMPSILKINQGREKILLRRAYSSLLPQNALEHSAPGLAFPARFWQRKECKKYARKILSRRSLKRAGIFHPERINDLLSLPTEQIQPQHDQILWLLLTFELWRRKILNEKT; this comes from the coding sequence ATGGGAGCAATTTTTGGTTTTTCTGGATGGAGTGGAAAGAAAAGTCGAGCAATGGCAGACGCATTAAGTCACCGAGGAACCCCACCTGCCCGTACGCATGCTTCTATTCGTTCAACAGCTTGTTGGCTCCCTGCCCGCTCAAATCACGGCGGCATAATTGAACACCGAGGCCAAGTCATCGCCCTTGCCGGTCGTTTGTATACTGATCAGCAAAAAACGCATATGGCCCCACTCCTCCGCAGTTATCGGGAAAAGGGTTTAAACTTTGTACAGGACCTGCAAGGAGCCTATGTCCTAGCTATCTTAGATGAGGACCGTATTCACCTTGCCCGTGACCCCTCTGGTCTCCGCACGATCTATTACGGCTTGTATAATGATCGTTTCATCTTTGCCGTTGAGCCGAAGGGCGTTCTCGCCTGGACAGGCTTTGCCCGCAACCTGCGACCTGCTGCGGTCGCCCAATACCTTTCCTTCGGTTTTGTACCTGGCATGGAAACCATGCTGAAAAACCTCTGGGAACTCCCCCCAGGGCACACCGTAACCTTTGCCCAAGGAAGAATCGAGCCCCCCAGCTGTTTTACTTCTTTTCACCAGATCAAAAAGGAAGAGCAAAACGAACAAGCCTGGGAAGCAGAACTCGTCTCTTTACATGGGCAGGCCCTTGCCGATCAGCTACCTAACGATGAAACTATCGGTCTTTTTTTATCAGGCGGCCTGGGATCAAGCGTAATCGGAGCAGAACTGCTCCGCAAAGGTGAACAACACATACCAAGCTGGTCCATCGGCTTCGAAGATGAACCCAAGGGCCTAGAGCAGGCAAAAAAAATTGCTCACCATATAGGTACAGAACATCAAGAAATTCTAATCAGGCCAAAAGATTTTTTAGAGCATCTAGACAAGGTCATCCTTGCCGCTGATGAGCCTCCAGGCGACCCGTCCGCTGTATTGATGTATATGCTTTCGGAAAAAGTTACCGAGGACGTGAAGTATATCCTCACCGGCACTGGGAACACTCTGGCCTTTGGCGGCAGACATATGCTGCCGGTCCTGTTACGACATTGGTACGGGGGACTTGAGCATGGACCTTTCTTTCGCGAGCAAGCCTATCTTTCCTCCTGCAATGGAGCCTATTCTCTCGTACCCACCCTCCTCACCCCGGAATGGCGCAGCTTATATAATACCCATGATGCGCTTGAGGGACTTCTCACGCCCTTCCTCCAGCCTGGCCCGGGAAGCTTTCTTGATAAGCTTTCTGCAACTAACATTCTCTTGAAAGGTGGTCATATGCAGCTCCCTTTAATAGAAAGGATGACCGGCGCACACGGGTTAACCTCTCTCGCGCCTCTGTTTGACGAACGACTCCTCTCGCTGAGCTTTCGCATGCCTTCAATCTTAAAGATTAATCAGGGGCGTGAAAAAATTCTCCTTCGCAGAGCCTATAGCAGCTTACTCCCCCAAAACGCCCTTGAACACTCAGCTCCAGGATTGGCATTTCCAGCCCGTTTTTGGCAACGTAAGGAGTGCAAAAAATATGCTCGTAAAATCCTGAGTAGAAGATCTCTTAAGCGGGCCGGGATCTTTCATCCTGAAAGAATTAACGATCTGCTTTCCCTTCCCACAGAGCAAATCCAGCCACAGCATGATCAAATTTTATGGCTTTTGCTTACCTTTGAATTATGGCGCAGGAAGATATTGAACGAAAAAACGTAA
- a CDS encoding CinA family nicotinamide mononucleotide deamidase-related protein: MIGEIIAIGDELTSGRITNTTSAFAARELFQAGHEIYAMHTIGDTSKLIGEALKRAIRRVDFVIVTGGLGPTTDDLTNEAVAEALQRPSTLNEAILEKIRSQLQNTDGQLDALEKLAWLPAGSEVLSSKERMAGHLLVHDDIPIFFLPGVPIQAQKLLVDVVLPRLAGWSGCNKYQRMRLYKTVGLPEHEINKRLMPLEQEKKVAVGYYPVDFEVHVSLTVSSSNAKDVETLFHNAEQQIQEALGDHIYGTDRETLAEVVGNLLKEKRLMLSIAESCTGGLICSQLTTVPGSSEWFAGGVVAYSNHLKEVLLNVDRDLLRNYGAVSKQVAIAMAARLAARVGTKVSLSITGIAGPGGGTEEKPVGTVYIGIFYKEKVKEVLHHFSGGRKEIQALTAQTALDMVRRVLLADNL; encoded by the coding sequence ATGATCGGAGAAATTATAGCGATTGGCGACGAGTTGACCTCGGGCCGGATAACCAATACGACCAGTGCCTTTGCCGCCCGGGAACTTTTCCAGGCCGGTCATGAAATTTATGCTATGCATACCATTGGGGATACGTCCAAGCTGATCGGCGAGGCCCTAAAACGGGCGATTCGACGGGTGGATTTTGTTATCGTTACTGGCGGACTGGGCCCTACAACCGATGACCTTACCAATGAGGCGGTAGCCGAGGCTTTACAACGTCCATCCACCTTGAATGAGGCCATTCTGGAAAAGATTCGCTCTCAATTACAAAATACCGACGGACAACTTGATGCCTTGGAAAAGCTGGCTTGGTTACCAGCAGGGTCTGAAGTCTTGAGTTCCAAGGAAAGGATGGCTGGCCACCTACTTGTACACGATGATATTCCTATCTTTTTCTTGCCCGGAGTTCCCATTCAGGCGCAAAAGTTGCTCGTGGATGTCGTTCTACCACGCTTAGCAGGATGGAGTGGCTGTAATAAGTATCAGCGAATGCGCCTCTATAAGACCGTGGGCCTGCCGGAACACGAGATCAATAAGCGTCTCATGCCCTTGGAGCAGGAGAAAAAGGTGGCAGTTGGTTATTATCCGGTTGATTTTGAAGTACATGTGAGCCTAACGGTTTCCAGCAGTAATGCCAAGGACGTAGAAACCCTATTCCATAATGCTGAACAACAAATTCAGGAGGCATTAGGTGACCATATTTATGGCACAGACAGAGAAACCTTAGCAGAGGTGGTAGGCAATCTGCTCAAGGAAAAGCGACTCATGCTCTCCATAGCTGAATCCTGTACCGGCGGTTTGATCTGTTCCCAACTGACAACGGTTCCGGGCAGTTCGGAATGGTTTGCTGGCGGGGTGGTGGCTTATTCCAACCATCTCAAGGAAGTGCTCCTCAATGTGGATCGGGACCTATTGCGTAATTACGGAGCGGTCAGTAAACAGGTAGCTATAGCGATGGCGGCACGACTTGCTGCACGGGTGGGCACCAAGGTTTCTCTCTCCATCACTGGTATCGCCGGGCCAGGCGGCGGCACAGAAGAAAAACCAGTAGGCACGGTATACATTGGAATCTTTTACAAAGAGAAAGTGAAAGAAGTTCTGCATCATTTCTCTGGTGGAAGGAAAGAGATCCAGGCATTGACCGCCCAAACCGCTTTGGATATGGTACGACGGGTCTTACTAGCGGACAACCTCTAA
- a CDS encoding transglycosylase SLT domain-containing protein translates to MIKKIAYLLLLITTGLLVSGRCEAGPNFPIYPIIAPNVQFWEKIYGTYTSSQGVLHDKDDLSIIYAVIDFVPRTTPGASKVNRQLEKMVRLRHKKILEKFADGKKPRTKEEKKIYSLFKGKQKVAVFHEALDNLRVQIGLKDTFRKGVIRSGAYMPLIKKIMRAHHLPVELAYLPHVESSFNLNAHSKAAAVGLWQFTKGTGKEFLTINELVDERFDVYLSTVAAAQFLKENHRQLGAWPLALTAYNYGRAGMVRAQKKWGSYPKIIAHHQTGIFKFAAKNFYSEFVAAVRVARRLENDRTLVKNRPWINVTFRLRAYAATKELTDFFGIPDKEFERLNPALRDQVIEGRKYIPKGTLVRLPATKRIRKQIKNIPSRLLYARQIRDKEYRVRKGDTAISIAKKYKISVKELAQVNNLGKKTTIRLGQKLKIPHSALARKNTKSSSKKTVTLQPSLKESITTKIEAPAPKKTGVLSGKMITLQPTPKEKIKEDNAPLAQKEVSEATGKEAPLAIADSGSNVLTLNTLSKRTP, encoded by the coding sequence ATGATAAAAAAAATAGCATACCTTCTCCTGCTTATCACAACGGGATTACTGGTCAGTGGACGATGTGAGGCAGGCCCCAACTTTCCGATTTATCCGATCATCGCACCCAACGTGCAGTTTTGGGAAAAGATTTACGGCACATATACCAGCTCCCAAGGGGTATTACATGACAAAGACGATTTAAGCATAATTTATGCTGTTATAGATTTCGTTCCCAGAACAACACCTGGTGCAAGCAAAGTGAATAGACAGCTGGAGAAAATGGTCCGCCTGCGCCATAAAAAAATTCTTGAAAAATTTGCTGATGGTAAAAAACCAAGAACCAAAGAAGAAAAAAAAATTTATTCTCTATTTAAAGGTAAGCAGAAAGTAGCTGTCTTCCACGAGGCTCTTGACAATCTCAGGGTACAGATCGGCCTGAAAGATACCTTTCGCAAGGGAGTCATCCGCTCTGGCGCATACATGCCTCTTATTAAAAAAATTATGCGGGCCCATCATTTGCCGGTAGAATTGGCGTACCTCCCGCATGTTGAGTCGTCTTTTAATCTGAATGCTCATTCCAAGGCTGCAGCGGTTGGGCTCTGGCAGTTCACTAAAGGAACTGGAAAAGAATTTCTAACAATCAATGAACTAGTTGATGAGCGTTTTGATGTGTACCTGTCCACAGTGGCTGCCGCACAATTCCTCAAGGAAAACCATCGTCAACTGGGTGCATGGCCCCTGGCCCTGACAGCCTATAACTATGGCCGAGCCGGTATGGTCCGCGCGCAAAAAAAATGGGGATCCTACCCAAAGATTATCGCTCATCATCAGACAGGGATCTTCAAATTTGCCGCGAAAAATTTTTATTCGGAATTTGTTGCCGCTGTTCGTGTCGCAAGACGCTTAGAAAACGACCGCACTCTGGTCAAAAATCGCCCTTGGATTAATGTCACCTTTCGTTTGCGTGCCTATGCTGCAACAAAAGAACTGACTGACTTTTTTGGTATACCTGATAAAGAATTTGAACGCCTGAACCCGGCACTCCGAGACCAGGTCATTGAAGGGAGGAAATATATCCCCAAAGGCACCTTGGTTCGTCTACCTGCTACCAAGCGCATTCGCAAACAAATAAAGAACATTCCCTCTCGACTCTTGTATGCCCGACAAATTCGTGATAAAGAATACAGAGTCAGAAAGGGTGACACAGCTATTAGCATTGCCAAAAAATATAAAATATCTGTCAAAGAGCTTGCTCAAGTCAATAATCTGGGCAAGAAGACAACCATACGTTTGGGCCAAAAATTAAAGATTCCGCATTCTGCTCTTGCCCGAAAAAATACGAAGAGCAGCAGCAAGAAGACGGTCACTTTACAACCAAGCTTGAAAGAGAGTATAACGACCAAAATAGAGGCTCCCGCGCCAAAGAAAACAGGCGTGCTCAGCGGCAAAATGATTACTCTGCAACCTACTCCTAAAGAGAAGATAAAAGAAGACAATGCTCCTCTCGCACAAAAGGAAGTCAGCGAAGCCACAGGCAAGGAGGCTCCATTAGCCATTGCAGACAGCGGAAGTAATGTTCTCACACTCAATACATTATCCAAAAGAACACCATAA
- a CDS encoding YihY/virulence factor BrkB family protein has translation MIMHSSAQSSPTLSPAMKLETLKAGGRLSHWSFGYCPEEKKLVGALRSLLRILLIMVHEFSNTNISLRASALTFSVILSMVPLLAMSTAILKGLGNGDQMRIAAYHFIDKLDPEMTEDVLSPQAEAPQTVTPPTIPFAEKITENVADDAVLASAEPPPSLNRHLHQAIDTIFDYVDNTNFAALGAFGIAGLLIVVIMVLSSIEDAMNAIWHTRKGRSLFRKIMDYLALLVLLPISVNIALAGDAIVQSPKIMGHVITIIPSIWTVQMLLKLLPFLFITLSLMMMYLFFPNVKVKTTAALCGALFGAIFWFIVQRAYVFLQIGVANYNAIYGSFATVPLFLVWIQLGWMFILLGAVLAYAIQHRNSYQISGIESNTRQDLQRTFDILLTVYNNFTLGKATSLDQMVEQCQVVNETDLARPLDLLVQNKFLHEIDQEDTSAFIPSHPLEQVEASQIIRMILGKEGEADSVGAQLADQVVQAAEESLPVGDFPEKYLTKSLTLQTSEA, from the coding sequence ATGATAATGCATTCCTCTGCCCAATCCAGCCCAACTCTTTCCCCTGCTATGAAGCTTGAAACCTTAAAAGCAGGTGGACGCCTCAGCCACTGGTCCTTTGGCTATTGTCCTGAAGAAAAAAAGCTTGTCGGGGCATTGCGCAGTCTACTACGCATTCTGCTCATTATGGTACATGAGTTCAGCAATACCAATATCTCCTTACGCGCATCAGCTCTGACCTTCTCTGTCATCCTGTCTATGGTTCCCCTGCTGGCCATGAGTACTGCCATTCTCAAAGGGCTGGGTAATGGCGATCAAATGCGGATTGCAGCCTATCATTTCATCGACAAACTGGACCCGGAAATGACTGAGGATGTATTATCTCCCCAAGCAGAAGCCCCACAGACAGTCACGCCTCCAACAATACCTTTTGCCGAAAAAATTACAGAAAATGTTGCGGACGACGCGGTCCTGGCAAGTGCTGAACCACCGCCCTCTTTAAACCGTCACTTACACCAAGCCATTGACACTATTTTTGATTACGTGGACAATACTAATTTTGCTGCTTTAGGAGCCTTTGGTATTGCAGGTCTTCTTATCGTAGTCATCATGGTCTTAAGTTCTATTGAGGATGCCATGAATGCCATCTGGCATACTCGTAAGGGCCGTTCCTTATTCCGAAAGATCATGGATTATCTGGCTCTGCTGGTTTTACTGCCTATTTCGGTGAATATCGCCCTGGCTGGCGATGCCATCGTCCAATCGCCTAAAATAATGGGGCATGTTATCACGATAATCCCCTCGATCTGGACTGTGCAGATGCTCCTGAAACTGCTCCCCTTTCTCTTCATCACGCTGTCCTTGATGATGATGTATCTCTTTTTTCCCAATGTGAAGGTCAAAACAACCGCAGCTCTTTGCGGAGCGCTGTTCGGCGCAATCTTCTGGTTTATTGTTCAGCGCGCCTACGTGTTTCTCCAGATCGGAGTGGCCAACTATAACGCTATCTACGGCTCCTTTGCCACGGTCCCACTCTTTTTGGTCTGGATTCAGTTGGGCTGGATGTTCATCCTGCTGGGTGCGGTCCTGGCCTATGCAATCCAACACCGTAACAGTTACCAAATCTCCGGGATAGAAAGCAATACCCGCCAAGACCTCCAGCGTACCTTTGACATTTTACTCACCGTCTATAATAATTTCACCTTGGGCAAAGCTACCTCGCTGGATCAGATGGTGGAACAATGCCAAGTCGTCAATGAGACTGACCTGGCCCGGCCCTTAGACTTGCTCGTTCAGAATAAATTTCTCCACGAAATTGACCAGGAAGACACAAGCGCTTTTATTCCCTCCCATCCACTGGAACAGGTTGAGGCATCTCAAATCATCCGCATGATACTTGGTAAAGAGGGGGAAGCAGACTCTGTGGGAGCCCAGCTTGCAGATCAAGTCGTTCAGGCAGCAGAAGAGTCTTTACCTGTCGGAGATTTCCCGGAAAAATATCTGACCAAAAGTCTGACGCTTCAGACAAGTGAAGCATGA
- a CDS encoding two-CW domain-containing protein has translation MEEKNINCWEFKKCGREPGGKNVSKHGVCPAAAESRADGIHQGKNGGRCCWIISDSYCKINKNGGLTGKFLDCRRCEFYAIVKNSTELLVVA, from the coding sequence ATGGAAGAAAAAAACATAAACTGCTGGGAATTCAAGAAATGCGGAAGAGAGCCAGGAGGCAAAAATGTCTCAAAGCACGGCGTTTGCCCCGCTGCAGCCGAGTCCAGAGCAGATGGAATCCACCAGGGAAAAAATGGCGGCCGATGCTGCTGGATCATTAGTGATTCTTATTGTAAGATTAACAAGAACGGAGGACTTACAGGCAAGTTTCTTGACTGCCGCAGATGTGAGTTCTATGCCATCGTGAAGAATTCAACTGAGTTACTTGTCGTAGCCTAA
- the dut gene encoding dUTP diphosphatase: protein MDVYFCWKDPDNCQDLSLPVYASAQAAGMDVAAAITEDVILHPGEIKLLSTGFSLALPEGFEVQVRPRSGLAVKHGVTVVNAPGTIDADYRGEVKIGLINLGQHSYTVRRGDRIAQLVFAPVCQAYLRQVQELEQTERGDGGFGHTGK, encoded by the coding sequence ATAGATGTATATTTTTGCTGGAAAGATCCTGATAATTGTCAGGATCTTTCTTTGCCTGTTTATGCAAGCGCTCAGGCTGCCGGTATGGATGTGGCAGCAGCTATTACGGAAGATGTCATCTTGCACCCTGGTGAGATCAAGTTGTTGTCCACTGGGTTTTCCCTAGCTTTGCCCGAAGGCTTTGAGGTTCAAGTTCGTCCTCGATCAGGCTTGGCTGTGAAGCATGGAGTTACCGTTGTTAATGCACCCGGGACAATAGATGCTGACTACCGAGGTGAGGTGAAGATTGGCCTGATTAACCTTGGGCAGCATTCATATACTGTCCGACGTGGTGACCGTATTGCTCAGTTGGTTTTTGCTCCGGTCTGTCAGGCATATTTGCGGCAGGTGCAGGAGCTGGAGCAAACTGAGCGGGGCGATGGAGGGTTTGGTCATACAGGTAAGTAG
- the epmA gene encoding EF-P lysine aminoacylase EpmA — MLSPEGLKQRSLMIQRVRSFFYQREYIEVDTPVRLPVLIPEAEIAPLTSEKYFLQTSPELCMKRLLAQGCSKIFQICPCFRKGERGRLHQEEFTMLEWYHTGWSYKELMEECEQMIQQVAEKNALNHSDQTISLQKPWQRLPVNDAFQRYTGMSAQEALEAGQFDLLLVEKVEPELGWEVPVFLYDYPIALASLARPKPESPDLAERFELYIAGIEVANGFSELTDPVAQRYRFEEEIRKAQIYGRSCAMPDKFLTDLKNLPACAGIALGLDRLFMLLLEQRSLAEALSFAEEDL, encoded by the coding sequence ATGTTATCACCTGAAGGACTTAAGCAACGCTCCCTCATGATACAGAGGGTTCGCAGTTTTTTCTATCAACGAGAGTATATAGAGGTAGACACCCCGGTCCGGCTCCCTGTCCTCATTCCTGAGGCAGAAATTGCCCCACTCACCTCGGAAAAATATTTCCTGCAAACCTCACCAGAGCTCTGTATGAAGCGTTTACTGGCTCAGGGGTGCTCCAAAATCTTTCAAATTTGCCCTTGCTTTCGAAAAGGAGAACGAGGCAGGCTGCACCAGGAAGAATTTACCATGCTGGAATGGTATCATACAGGCTGGAGCTATAAAGAGTTGATGGAAGAATGTGAGCAGATGATCCAGCAGGTTGCTGAAAAAAACGCTCTTAACCATTCCGACCAAACTATCTCTTTACAGAAGCCTTGGCAACGCCTGCCTGTTAATGACGCATTCCAGCGTTATACAGGCATGTCAGCGCAAGAGGCCCTTGAGGCAGGACAATTTGATCTGCTACTGGTAGAAAAAGTAGAACCTGAACTCGGGTGGGAGGTACCGGTCTTCCTGTATGATTACCCTATAGCATTAGCCTCGCTGGCGCGACCGAAACCAGAGTCCCCTGACTTGGCAGAACGCTTCGAACTCTATATAGCGGGCATTGAGGTGGCTAATGGTTTTTCCGAGTTAACAGATCCTGTTGCGCAACGCTACCGCTTCGAAGAAGAAATTCGCAAAGCTCAGATCTACGGTAGATCCTGTGCAATGCCGGACAAATTCCTCACAGACCTAAAAAATCTTCCGGCTTGTGCCGGGATAGCCCTTGGCCTAGATCGTCTCTTTATGCTCCTGTTGGAACAACGCTCCCTTGCTGAAGCCCTCTCCTTTGCCGAAGAAGATTTATGA